The Bacillus sp. F19 DNA segment AAAAAATCCTCGTCATTAAATGAGGATTTTTTGTTCATTATAATGGCAGTAAGCAAGCTTTTTCTTTTGTCTCCAAATTTCCGATCATTTCTGCCCATGCACCCACAATCTCTCCATTGTTAACGGCAACAAAAAAATGCGAATACCCGGATCTTCAAGCCTTTCCAAAGATCAAATTCAAGTACTTCCTCAGTAAGGGAGACTTTTTGCAATCATTCATGCATGGATTTGAACAAAAGAGTCAGCAATGCTATTTATTTTTTTATATTCCATACTTTTTATTTTTTATAAGGATTTCTCCACTCCATTAACGTGCCATAATTGCACGATTCCTCGTCCTCTAAATAATTGGGTACAACTTGGACAGGCGTTCTTCCGCAGCGCAGCAAGAATGAGATAACTGGATCTTTTAAATTTCCCTCTACCACACAATCAATATATTGCTCTGGCGTCCATTTATCTGAATGCTGCTTATAACCAGGCATTCTTCCCCCGCCAAGCAGCCTATCCAATCCCTTGTGTACAACCACATCATACATGGAAAACATCAGCCATTTTCCAAGTCCTGCCTTTCTGTAGGCGGGACGAACACCAATATCAACTACATAAAGAGTATTTCCGTTTGGATCATGAGTACGAATATACCCATTGTCTGTGATCTCCTCCCATGTTTGCACAGGGTGATTTGGATCAAACTGTACAAGCAGTCCTGTCATGGAACCCGAGACTTCTCCATTTATTTCAATACAAAGTGCGCCCTCTGGAAAGAGCGTGATATGATTTGTCAGCTGTTCATCATTCCACCACAGTTCAGACGGAAATGGAGGAGGAAAGCTCTCCTGCTGAATGCGTATTAATGCATCAAAATCCTTTTCCGTATAGTTTCGAACGACTGCTTTAACAGGCTTGTCACCATCAAAAACAAAAAATTCTTTTACATACAAGAGAACTCCTCCTTATAGCAGAGTCCGATCCCCCTGCTTTGCTTCCCAATCAGGGTATAAATCTGTACGGCGATCACGCCATGTTGTAACTGAACCGCTCGCACGGACTTTATAAAGAAGCTCAAGATCAAGATCTGCCGTTACAATCATAGGCTGATTGATTTCACCTTCAGCCGCTATCCCTTTCGGAGGAAAAGGTACATCATTTGGTGTAATAACAGCTGCTTGACCAAAGTTCCCTCTCATAAAGTCAACAGTTGGAAGGGATCCTACAGTACCAGTAGTTACTACATACACTTGATTTTCGATTGCCCGGGCATGACTGGTATAACGAACTCTGTGGAAACCGTGACGATCATCGGTACAGGATGGACAAAAAATAACATCTGCACCTTTTGCTTTTGCAATACGGACTACTTCGGGGAACTCGATGTCATAACACGTCAGCATGGCGATTGTTCCTTTTTCTGTTTCAAATACTTCAAGATTGTCTCCAGGCGTCATATTCCACTCATGTACCTCTGTCGGTGTAATGTGAAGCTTTGCCTGTTCAGCCACTCTTCCATCCGGATAAAATAAGTGAGCTACATTATAAAGGCGATTTTCTCTTTTAGTAACATGCGTCCCTCCGATAATATGCATACCAGTTTTTTGCGCAAGGTTTATAAATAATTCCCGATATTGATCTGTAAAATCAGGCAATTCGTTTATGGTTAAAGCATTTCCATCTGCATCACCTATGGACATAAGCTGAGTTGTAAAAAACTCCGGAAATAAAACGAAATCAGAACCGAATTCCTCTGCTGTTTTCATATAATGCTCCACCTGATCTGCAAATTCTTTAAAGGAACGGATGCTGTGAAGATCATATTGTACTGCGGATACTCTAAGTTGCATAAAACCCCTCTCTTTCTCTTTCACTTAATAAAAACATTATTAGATAAATAAGCAAATTTAACAAGTACGCACTTTTGTGTTAGTTAGTCAAAAAAGTATACTGTATGAGATTTTTTTGAAAGGAGAAAATAATAGAAATCCATTATAACGAGGGAACTATGCTGGCAAAACATGAATTTAATAAAAAAAAACTGTATATATACCTTGCTCTAAACGTATTCATGATCACCCTGCTTTTGATAGAAACATTTTTAACACTAAATATACCTCATTACATACTTTTAATAGCTTTATTATTTATGCTCCTCATTTGTTTGTTTTTTCTTTTTGAATTTATTATCACTATCCCCAAAACGGAGGAAAGCCTTCAAAGCATCTTTACAGGCTCTGGCTTTCTTCTCTCATTAATTATTACAACTTATGCAAATCTTTTTATGCAAATATACCGGATTAAAGGAGAAAAATCCTTTAAGTTCTCGGGAAAAGAGCTTTCAGGTGATGACTTTTTGTACTACAGCATTACGACGTTTACAACAACTGGATATGGAGATATTACTTCGATTGGTGTAGTCTCTAATATGATTGCTGCTTCTGAAATGCTGATTGGATTTATTATCAGTACTTTATTTATGGCGATTATCACTTCAAAATTAATAAAGAATTTAAAATAGACCTGGATTCTATTCCAGGTCCTCTTTTATGCGGTAATATGCGGAAGTGATAAGGAGAACCGGGTCGATTGCTCATCAGAAGAACATTGAATCGTCCCTTGATGACTTTCAATTATTTTTCTGCAGATGTAAAGGCCGATTCCCGTTCCTAATTCTTTTGTAGTGAAAAACGGTTCAAAAATCGATTGAATTTGCTTTGGCGGAATCATTGGACCATTGTTTCCAATATATACATATGTCATGTTATCAATCATTTCAAATTCAATCGTAATCGTACGGTCAGACTCTATTTTCTGAAGCGCATCAATGGAATTAAGCAAAAGATTTAAAAATACTTGCCTTAATTCATCTTTGCTCGCCATAACCGTGGTTTCTCTTTTGGAGATTTCCTGCACTTTGACGCTACCGTCAAGAAGACTGGGATACATAAATGATAGAACCTCATCTAATAATTCACTGAGGTCAAGCAGTTCACGTTTACTCTCTATCGTCTCTTTTTTGGATGCATGGAGAAATTGTGACACCCTAAAATTCAGCTGATCAACCTCATGACTGATGATGTCCAAATACTTCAAATCAGGATGATCATTTTGCATCAGTTTTATGAAACCTTTTACTGCTGTCAGCGGATTCCTGAATTCATGGACAAAGCTTGATGACATTTGACCCAATATGGTCAGCCTCTCTTTATGGCTTTGATCAATGAATGAAATTTTTTCCTGCAGTATTTCTTCTTTAACCTCAGTGTATTTCTTCACAGCAAAATAAGAAAACTGATCAAAAAGAGCATTGATTTCTTCAATATAAGGCTGCAGGTCATTTCGCGGAATTCCAGAACTGACAATATACCCGATCACTGCACGTCTTCCAAGATTCACATTATTTATGAAATCACCCATGTTTACATTTGCTTCTACTCTTTCTAGAGCTACTTTACTAGCCAGAATATCAATTTCATATGAGCTTAACGGCTTCTGAATGGTTTTTTTTACCAATCCGTACATCCTCATCCCGTTTTTCTCTACTTCTTCCTGATGAAGATCGTCTTCTGAAATCGTAATATTTTGCCTCCATGCAGTGATAAAACTAGAAATATTATCATCTAAAAACCGAATTAACTCTGAAGCTGTCATAAGTAAAAGCACCCCTAATTCTTGCAAAAGAATCATATGTATTTCTATTCTTGTTTAGAAGAGGAATAATAAATAGGGCTAAAGTTTGGAATATTCCTGCTAAACTATACAATTTACATTCTATCATAATATGTATTATTACGGTATTTCCCTTTTTACTTTTGGTATAATAAAATGTGCGGAAGGATGTGTCTGCCATATATGTTAAATATTAGAATGAAACAATTCGTTACCCTATTATTTAAAATAATCCTAATCATTCTTGGCAGCTGCAGTATTGCAGCTTTACCCTCTTTAGTCTTCTTAGAAAAAGATGGTTTTCCTGTTGAATTTGGATTTTTCCCAGTATCCTATCTAAATGCCATTGGGCAAATAACTGCTGAGATTCTTACTCCTTTTGATTTAACGTTTGAAAGCCATGGAGATAAGCTTGAATTAGTTCCTTTTATTTTTAATGCCTATTTTTATTCCATCAGCATATTATTCCTTTCATTTTTGATTTCACTGGCTTCAGCATTTTTACTATCAATCATGTATATCCTTGCTTCATCCCATGTGCGGAAAATCGCTCGCGGCATCCTGATGATCTTAGAATCAATACCAGATGTTATATTGATTTTGGCCCTTCAATACGGAGTTATCTCATTTTTCAAAAGCACGGGAATAAAGATGCTTCAGATTTATGGTTTAGAAGATAAGGTTTACCTATTTCCGATTCTGTGCCTAAGTTTTGTTCCAATCGCCCTGATGGTTCGCTCACTTATCAATATTTTAGAAGAGGAGCATGAAAAACTATACGTCCAGTTTGCAAAAGCCAAAGGAGTATCCAATTTGCATATTCTCATTAAACATGTTCTGCGAAATGTTTTTATTTCTTTGCACCATCACATTTCCTCTATTTACTGGTTTATGCTTTCCAGCTTAGTGGCGGTTGAATTTCTTTTTCAAATGAATGGCATCACGGGATTTTTATTTGGATATAAGGAACAGGAAGTAATCGCAATTGGCATTCTGCTTATCCTGATTCCATTCGGGTTACTGCAGTTGATTTCTAAAAAATGGTATTCTTTGTTATTGAGAGGTACTCAGTATGAATAAAAAGAAGCTATTATTTGTCTTTTTTCCCTGCGTGCTTATTGGGCTGCTTCTCCTTATGAGTTTTATTTATGAGTTTGGATTTAAAAGCCAGACAACTTCTGTGATGATAAAATACGATGAAAATGGCGATATTGCGGGCAGAGCTCCTTTTCCTCCATCTCTTAAGCAGCCATTTGGGACAGACAGAAATGGAAATGATTGAGGACTCAGATTATTGGAAGGAGCAAAATACACTATTACTTTCGCTCTTGGCGTTTCGATTCTAAGAACACTGGCTGCTGTGGCTGCGGGATCTGTTTTTGCCTTTTTGCCCAGGTCCATCCAATCATTCGCAAAGTGCTTTTTGATTCCTTATCAGTACATACCTGCGTTTATTTTGGTGTTTGTCTTGATCTGGCCTGTGAATTTTATTAGAGATGAAATTGGGTATACATCTTTGGTTGCCTTTCAGTTTTCAGTTATTGTCATCGTTGGAATTGCACCGGTCATGCTGCTGGTTTCCGGCGAAATTAAACAAACCCTTAAAGAACCGTATATTGAAGTTTCCTATCATTTAGGGGCCAGCAATAGACATGTTATTTTTAAACACATATTACCCGTACTGAATAAACGAATTCTGATTATCTTTTTCCAGCAGATGATTCAAACCCTTTTGTTGCTCATTTATTTAGGGATATTTGAAATTTTTATTGGCGGAGATAAACCTGGCGGGGTTTTTGGAGATGACGAACGCTCTCTTTCTCAGTCAGGTGAATGGGCAGGCATGATCGGCCAAAGCAAATTTGATTTGATAACGGCGCCCTGGATTGCATTAGGCCCAGGAATTGCATTTATCATTTTGATTTTACTTTTAAATATCGTATTAAACTATTTGCTCTATCCTGAGAAAAAGTAAAATGCAGAGGCTGCCCTCTGCATTTTTCACACTGAAGCATCTTCTTCATTTGTACCTGTTCTTTTATAAGTTCCTGTGTAATCTGTATTGTATCCTGCTGCAATTTTGCAAGTCTCACTTTCGACAATAGCCAGATTGATTAATCCTTTACGCGGAGGAATAACCTGAACTGTACCAGGTATTTTCTGATTAAAGCATTCCCACCTTAAGTCAGCAAACGCACTTTCTTCTGTTAGCAAAACAATCTTTAGTTCCAATCGCAACTCAAGCAGAAGCAGTAATGATTGATGGAATTGATAAAGAGGACATTGAATCGCCCCTATTTAGATAAAAGATAATTTCAAGCTTCACTTTTTTTCATTCTTTCCCTTCTCACCTATCTATAAATATCCCCTGCAAGTTTTCGCAGTTCACTCTCATTCATTACTTCATAAGCATTCTCACTTTTTCGGATTGTTCCTTTTTTACAAAGCAAATCAAGTGTCCTCAGCAGATGGCGATAGCTGGTGCCAAGCATTTCAGAGAGGTACGTCAGGTTTTCTTTAAACAGGATGCTTTCCTTTTTACCACCAGTAGCTAAAATATAGCTTGAAAGTCTATGTTCAAGCGGATAATACAGATTGATGGAGCTATTTTTTGAAAGCCTGTTCAGCTTGTCGGATAGAGAATATCCCATAAAGGTTAAAAAAACAGGATCCCGCAGCAATTTTTCTCTTACTTGCGGCAAATAAATGCCAATACAATATGTATCGTCAATAGCCTGAACACTTGATGCTGCTCCCCGCACCTGGAATAGTTCTACATCTCCCAGCACTTTAAATCCTTCATAAAATGAGAGCAGCAGGGATTTCCCGTTGCTTAATGTCGTGAAAACCTTCGCACGTCCATCTACAAAAAAATAGAGATAATCCATTTCTGCTCCTTCCCGGCATAAATATTCATTTTTTGAAAAGACGTACAGTTCCATCCATTCTTTCATATCCTCGGAAAAATACCCGGCAATTTTGTTCACCGCAATGTACTCTTCAAACAATTTCTGATTTTGTAATTTTTTCATAAAAAAACCTCTGGCAATGTGACATATGTCATCATTATATCTCTTTTATATATGGATAATGAAACAAGACATCTATAGAAGGAGTGAATATTTTTGTACAACCTGATCTCTGCTGCAGTTGGCGCTTTTATTGCCATCATGATTGTATTAAACGGAGAACTCTCAAATGGCATAGGAAATTACACCTCTAGTGTTGCTATTCATCTCGTCGGGCTTCTTGCCATTTCCGCCGTTTTCTTATTTATAAAAAAACCGATTCATTTTCAAAAAGGACTGCCGCTTTATTTGTATAGCGCTGGCGCCATTGGAGTGCTTACCGTCCTTTTTTCAAACATTAGCGTCATGTCGCTCGGAGTTTCTGTTACGATTGCCCTTGGATTGTTAGGGCAGTCACTGGCTGCCATTATCATCGATCACTACGGGCTGCTTGGCATGAAAACAGTAAAATACCACAAATCAAAATGCATTGGTCTGGCATTTATTCTGCTGGGCAGTGCTGTTATGACGTTTTATTAAGGAGGTATTTACAATGGTCTATTTAATTATTTCTATTTTAGCGGGTGTTTCAATTGTTATCGCAAGAATTATCAATTCCAACCTTGCAGACAAAATCGGGTTACTAGAAGGAACACTCATCAATTTTGCAACAGGTCTGATGTTATCCTTGGTTTTTCTTTTCTTCAGCAGCGAGGCTGTTTCCTTTTCGTCTTTAACCTTGTCTGAAGTTCCAAGCTGGGCATATTTAGGCGGTGCAGCAGGAGTCATAGTCATCTTTCTCTCAAGCTACCTCACGCCGAAAGTATCTGCTTTTTATTTAACTCTCTTTATTTTCATTGGACAATTATTTACGGGGATCGTGATTGACTACTTTACACTTGGTGAATTGTCTCAAGGGAAAATACTTGGAGGATTGCTTGTATTATTTGGTCTTGTGTTTAATTTAAGAATTGACAGGAAAGAAGAAGTGGGATCTGCATAAGATCCCATTTCTAATTAATCTTCCTGATATGTATATGAATTTTTACCTGCATTTCTCACTAAAGCAACAAGTCCTCTTATGGTTAAAAGTGTAAAGCTGATACTTGCAAATGTATGAAAGACAGACCACTTCTTCCATTTAAATAAACGGGTTGTTTTTTCCATATACCACTGGGCAATGGACATCGGCACGCTCCAGGTTAAGCTTTTCAACAGAACCCCAGGTAATTTATCTTTGTATGATTGACGGACCCAAATCACACTTAATAACGGAAAAAACAACATATCAAACAGAATATTTGTTTTGAAAATTTTTGAAAAGGGCCTTACAGGGTACTCGACTCTTTTAGTGTTGACAACATTAGCATCAATAATGGTAGACAATATACCCTTGGCAAAAAAGACAATCAGCATTTCCTTTACATTTGGCTTCCGTATTACAAAAGGAAACAATACCGCACAAAGTGCAAACAGCCCTTTGATCATCGTTTTTTCCATCTTCAACATCCTTATCATTTTTTTGATAGTATTTGCTTTTATCAAAAAAAATAATACGGATTATACAGGAACTTATCCGTTTATCCTGAATATGCTAATGATGATCATCTTGAGGAGGTTTTACATTGTATCATTACATGCCATATCCATACGCACGATATCCTAAGCCAGTCATGCAAAAACTAAAATCATCAACATTAAGTGCTGTTCAGCCATTTGTACAGCATGGTTTAAAAGAAGCACATTTCACTTCGTACCAGCATGCTCTAATGGAGGTAGCCGCCATGTCCTATCTGCTCGGAAAAGGATATGATTACAATGCTGCCTATCAATTAGTAGAAGCCTGGGAAGTAAATGAATCTTTTTAAAAGGCTGGATATCTAGCCTTTTTTTCTGGAATGAACCCTCTGCCAATAAAATTTGCTCCAACAGGCTCCCTCCCAATGTCCCTTGCCCAGACAGACAGCTGTCCCGCGTGATGAATTTCATGGGCTATGACATGGCGGATGATTTCCCCTTTTTTATAGGTGCCGTCCATCCAAGGCGGAGATACATTTTCATTTTCCCATGCGATGTTCCAATTCTTTAGATACGTGATCATTTCTGGCTGCAGCTCTCTGGATAATCGGATAATCTTTTCAAGTGAGTCGTATTCCCTGATTGTAAAATCGATGACCGCATCACTCTTAAGTACATTGATCCAGCTGTATTCTACATCAATGATATGAAGCAGTGTTTCGATAATACTACCTGCCCCTCCTGACCGTTTTTCCTGCAATTCTTCGCCATTCAGGTCTTTGCACCATTCAAACCACTCTTCTCTGACGCGCCAATTGTATTTAAAAAATAGCTGCATTACTGATTACCCAGATATAAGGGGATTTTTTCTTCTTCGTATATCGAATCTTCTGATTTATTGACAAAAAATGCTTTAGCATCCTGTCTGGAGCTGACGATTTTATAAATTTTTTCATCTGTAAAGTGAATCGCAGCACCATCATCAAGGCCGTATCCTGCTTTCATTTTTCCGGATAAAATATGTACCTGATAAGCAGGTCTGCGTTTTTCCTCCCCATCATAATGAGGGCAGCAGCTGCCATGCAGGAAGCCAAGTCCGTTTAATTTATACAGCGGAGCGTTCATGGGATCTGTCAGCCCCTCTTCAAACCAGCAAATAGCCTCCGCACTCAAGCCTGCAAGAATGGTCCCGTTCTCATAAGCCTTTTTAATAATCGAATCCAAACCCCACTCTTTCCATAAAACAAGCAAGTTTCTCGTACTGCCGCCTCCAACATAAAGAATATCCTGCGACATGACAAAATCCTCCAGATCATGAAAATGGGGATCAAACAATGCTAGATGATCAGGAATACATGAATAGGAATGAAAGGCATCATAAAACCTTTCTATATATTGATTCTGATCTCCGCTCGCAGTCGGCACAAAACAAACTTTCGGAAGATCCTTCATGCTTTGCTTTACTATGTATTGATCAAGCAGCGGATTTTCAGGCTCCATCGAAAACCCTCCGCCCCCCATCGCAATAATCTGCCTCACTGACAACATCTCCTCCTGTTAAATTAAAACTTCCCTCAGCAGCAAGCCAAAGAAAATGCCAAGAAACATGGATGTTAATGTCCCAAGAAGAAAATACTCAGCCCAATTCCGGTCGTCCATCTGCTTAAATCGCGCGATCGACTTAGCCGTTACAATAAATGCAATCGCAGGATAAGCACTATAAAAAGTTAAAATTATGACAAGCAGCCTCTCGATGTACCCAATCAGCTTTCCCCGCGATAGATCATGTTTATTAAAAGTATAATAATTGTACTCCTCTACAAGTCCGCCGGCTGAATTCATCTGCTCCTCTTTCCGCTCATTCTTAAAAGCATACCTGCCCTCAAACGAAAGCAGCTGAGCCGGCAGCGTTCCGAGCAAGATCCGTATTATATGCCCGCTCACACTTGTCACCAAAATCACAATGATGATTATAAAAAGAACGGAATTCAGTATACTTAAAGAAGAATTCTCTGTTAAGAGCTCAATTCCTTTTTCCTGCAGTTCAGAAAAAGTCACCTTAAAAAACAAATGACAAGCAATGATAATCATTGCCAGATGGATGATCTGATCTGCAATAAAATAGAAAAGCTTTTTCATGTTTTGCTGGCCGGCTGTTTTGTCCAGCAGCTTTATTTTTAGAAAATCGATCAGAAAATGAGTGCCTAATAAAAATAAAATCGGCAAAACTACATATTTCAGAGGCTTTGCAAAATCAAAGGACAACGCCCAGAACACAAGCGATACCGGTAAAAGGACTATAAAATGATGCAGCATATGCTTTTTCAAATTCTTCAGCTTTTCTCTCACCATCTCATCCGATTGGAGAAAAAAATCAGCAATTAAATGAGCCAGAATGAGACTTAATAAAATCATGTGTTCCCCTTTCCTTCCTCTTTTGAATACCATTCGCTGATGTGCATCTGTAAATGGGTGCGGATGGACTGCTGCAATTTTGGCAGAGCTGGATGTGAATCAGGGAATTCTTTTTGCTGAAGCAAGTTCATAACAATGATCAAATTATTGAAAATCATTCTCAAATCATCCCCGCTGCCTTTCTTAAAGTGACTTGATATTGTGGATGGGGATTTATCTAAGATGCTTGCTGCTTTTCTCTGCTGATTAAAAATCTCCAATAAGGAAAACACAAGCTTCTGCAGATCTGTTTGTTCATTCACCAGCTTTTGATGCATCATCAGCAGGGAATTCATCAAAAGTTGAACCTCAGCCCTGTTTTCTTTTATATAAAACTTGAACTGAGATCTGTTATCTCCCTCTTTTTTCAGAGATTCATTGGCTTCCCTCGCAAGCTTGATCATAGGATGAATCCACGTTTCAATCTCGATCTCTTTCAGTTCTCTATTGATGTCTCCAAAGGAAACTCCGAAATATGGAGGATTGTCTGGCAGGTTCCATATGATGCTGATGAAATGGGCAATTTCATATGCTGTTGAATACCCATTTGCAATCAAGATGATTTCATCTCCCCTGCGATGTTTCACAATCACATCTTCATTTGTCCAAGTCTTAATCCATTTTACCATTTTTTCTAAATAGGCTGATAATTCTTCACCCATTCCCTCTGCAGAGGAATTTTGGATGTCCATGATGAAAATTGAGGCTGGGTGTTGGGGCATTTAATGAAACCTCCTAGAAATTCGATTATATAAGCAAATATATCAATAATTCGATTATATAGTCAAACTTTTATAATGTGCTACTATTTAGACGAATAATCATTAATTCTTTAAAAATGTGAAAATAGTACTGTTTGTCGAAAAATAAAACTACCATCGGACGTTAATAAGAACTATAATTTATTTTATAAAGAACAAAAGTCTTCTATGCTATTCTGAAAAAAATAACTACAAGCATTTTGTTCTTTATAAAGAATTATATTAAGAAATGAGGACTACTATGAAGAATGAACGTGAAGGAAATGTATCACGTCCAATGGTTTTAAGTCACCAGCCGGTTCGGTTTGAGACAGCTCAAAGCTGGAATAAAGGCCATGGAAATGTGGATCACCCTGGAAATGGAAATGGCGGGATTCATTATCCTAATCCACCATATACCGGTCCCCGCCATGATAATGGGGGAGGAAAGGGAAAGGGAAAGGGAAATTAAAATCCACAATAAAGAAGGTCCATATGTCTTATGGCCTTCTTTATATGATGATTGAGGAGAACTATATGACCTTTATAAATACTAAAATTGGTGAGTATAACATTAGACTGCATTGTGAAAATAAGAAACTAGTTAAATTTTTAACTCACCAATTCCTATTAATAGATAATGGCAGAAATATAGATTTATCGGTATTTATTGCTGAAGGCTACGGTCAGCCCTTTAAAAATTATGATGTAGAGATTTCTGAAACCCGAAATTCCATCACTTTTAAAAGAGCAGATTACAAAATTACAGTTGACCCAAATTACACGCAAGCGGAACTACATGTTCACAACGAACTAGCACTAAAACACGCTTTAATGAGCCTTTACAGTTCATTTATTGTTCACAAAAACTGGGGGATTCTTCTTCATTCTTCTTGTGTCCTTGAGACAAATGGTGCACACATTTTCACAGGACATTCTGGAGCAGGAAAATCCACAGCAGCAAAACTGTCTTCTCCCCGCCCGCTTTTGTCTGACGAAGCAACAATCATAAAAATCGAAAAAGACGGAGTTAGGGCCTATGACTCACCATTCAGAAGTGAATTGCATGGACATGCACCAGTTTCTAATACAAAACTGCTGAGCATTGACCTTCTCCATCAATCTCTTTCAATTGAAAGAAACCGGGTCGATAAATCATCAGCCCTTTTAGCATTATTAGATAAGGTATTCTATTGGCCCAGCAATAAAGAAGAAACGAAAAAAATTCTTACCATGCTGCGATTTCTCGTAGAGCATGTTGACATTTATGATCTTTATTTTCAAAAAAACAATCGATTTTGGGAGATGATTTCATGACAACTTATTATAAACAAGCACCAGATTGCGAAACAGTAGAAATCGATGGAGAATGGATGATTCTTCACTCCGTGCATTTCACCATTACAAAGTTAAATGAAACGGGCGGATTCTGCTGGTCATTGCTAAAAGATGCACACACTGTAGACGAACTGGTTCTGACTTATCAAACTCAGTTTAACAACAACAAACAGAAAACAAAAAATGAGCTTCAGTGCTTTCT contains these protein-coding regions:
- a CDS encoding PqqD family protein, with protein sequence MTTYYKQAPDCETVEIDGEWMILHSVHFTITKLNETGGFCWSLLKDAHTVDELVLTYQTQFNNNKQKTKNELQCFLKELEHYGLIEHAV
- a CDS encoding DUF3307 domain-containing protein, which produces MILLSLILAHLIADFFLQSDEMVREKLKNLKKHMLHHFIVLLPVSLVFWALSFDFAKPLKYVVLPILFLLGTHFLIDFLKIKLLDKTAGQQNMKKLFYFIADQIIHLAMIIIACHLFFKVTFSELQEKGIELLTENSSLSILNSVLFIIIIVILVTSVSGHIIRILLGTLPAQLLSFEGRYAFKNERKEEQMNSAGGLVEEYNYYTFNKHDLSRGKLIGYIERLLVIILTFYSAYPAIAFIVTAKSIARFKQMDDRNWAEYFLLGTLTSMFLGIFFGLLLREVLI